In Rutidosis leptorrhynchoides isolate AG116_Rl617_1_P2 chromosome 2, CSIRO_AGI_Rlap_v1, whole genome shotgun sequence, one genomic interval encodes:
- the LOC139889560 gene encoding uncharacterized protein produces MLRGIEINNTVCCLCNRFDEDEYHLFIDSEVSSQIWQKVSRWINYTIPTWNSIDEAWLWDDGVPIINNQRTIIRVIVSSVFWNIWHLRNSHIFNDAKFKKSHVFDSIVVNAFEWMYSRFHTSQVNWTVWLQNPLNAL; encoded by the coding sequence ATGCTACGTGGAATCGAGATCAATAATACGGTTTGTTGTTTATGCAATCGTTTTGATGAAGATGAATATCACTTGTTCATTGACTCTGAAGTCAGTTCTCAAATTTGGCAAAAGGTGAGCAGATGGATAAATTATACGATCCCAACTTGGAACTCGATTGATGAAGCTTGGTTATGGGATGACGGTGTTCCAATTATTAACAATCAGCGCACCATCATCAGAGTGATTGTGAGCTCAGTTTTTTGGAATATTTGGCACCTTCGTAATAGTCATATCTTCAACGATGCAAAGTTCAAGAAATCACACGTTTTTGATAGCATAGTTGTTAACGCTTTTGAATGGATGTATTCTAGATTTCATACGAGCCAAGTTAATTGGACGGTGTGGTTGCAAAACCCGTTAAACGCTTTGTAA
- the LOC139892864 gene encoding pyruvate kinase 1, cytosolic-like: MNSNHLLLEEPIRMASILEPSRPSYFPSMTKIVGTLGPKSRSVEVISKCLMAGMSVARFDFSWGDAAFHQETLENLKIAIKQTKKLCAVMLDTTGPELLVVNKGDHPIPLEAESFVTLTPDQEKEATSNLLPINFSGLAKAVKCGDTIFLGQYLFTGSETTSVWLEVKEVTGDDVICLIKNSAVLAGTLYTLHVSQVHIDLPTLPDKDKDVISTWGVKNNVDFLSLSHARSGQDIREAREYLSKLGDLSQTQIFAKIENVEGLINFDEILQEADGIILARGNLGIDLPPEKVFLFQKAAVYKCNMAGKPAVVTRVVDSMTDNLRPTRAEATDVANAVLDGADAILLGAETMRGLYPVETISIVGKICGESEKVYNQDSYFKKTVKYVGEPMSHMESIASSAVRAAIKVKASVIICFTSSGRAARLIAKYRPTMPVLSVVIPRLKTNQLRWTFTGAFEARQSLIIRGLFPMLADPRHPAESTSATNETVLKVALDHGRTIGVIKSHDRVVVCQKVGDDSVVKIIELED; encoded by the exons ATGAACTCGAATCATTTACTTCTTGAAGAACCTATTCGTATGGCTTCGATTCTGGAACCATCTAGACCT AGTTATTTTCCGTCAATGACGAAAATAGTTGGTACGTTAGGACCCAAATCGAGATCTGTTGAAGTTATTTCCAAATGTCTCATGGCTGGAATGTctg TTGCACGGTTTGATTTTTCGTGGGGTGATGCTGCGTTTCACCAGGAGACATTGGAGAACTTAAAAATCGCTATTAAACAAACAAAGAAATTATGTGCG GTTATGTTAGATACAACTGGGCCCGAGCTACTCGTTGTGAACAAAGGTGATCATCCTATACCTCTTGAGGCAGAATCTTTTGTTACCTTAACACCAGATCAAGAGAAAGAAGCCACTTCAAATTTGTTGCCGATTAATTTTTCCGGACTAGCTAAG GCCGTAAAGTGTGGTGACACCATTTTTCTTGGGCAATACTTGTTTACAGGAAGTGAGACAACATCTGTTTGGCTCGAG GTTAAGGAAGTGACAGGTGATGATGTCATATGTCTGATAAAAAACTCTGCAGTTCTTGCAGGGACATTGTACACTTTACATGTCTCTCAAGTTCACATTGATCTACCCACACTACCTGATAAAGATAAGGAT GTTATCAGCACATGGGGAGTCAAAAACAATGTTGACTTTCTCTCATTGTCGCATGCACGAAGTGGGCAAGACATTCGAGAA GCTCGTGAGTATCTTTCTAAACTAGGTGATCTCAGTCAAACTCAGATTTTCGCAAAGATTGAAAATGTAGAG GGTCTAATAAATTTCGACGAAATACTTCAAGAAGCTGATGGCATTATCCTTGCTAGAGGAAATTTGGGAATAGATCTTCCACCAGAGAAG GTATTTTTGTTTCAAAAAGCAGCTGTTTACAAATGCAACATGGCTGGTAAACCAGCAGTAGTTACTCGTGTTGTAGATAGCATGACGGACAACTTAAGGCCCACACGTGCCGAAGCTACTGACGTTGCCAATGCAGTTTTAGACG GCGCTGATGCAATCCTTCTAGGTGCAGAGACAATGAGGGGACTGTACCCTGTTGAGACTATCTCTATTGTTGGTAAAATTTGTGGCGAG TCTGAGAAAGTGTACAATCAAGATTCATATTTTAAGAAAACGGTCAAATACGTTGGTGAACCAATGAGCCACATGGAGTCTATTGCGTCCTCTGCG GTGCGCGCTGCCATTAAGGTAAAAGCATCGGTTATCATTTGTTTCACTTCATCAGGAAGAGCTGCAAGGTTGATCGCTAAGTACAGGCCGACGATGCCTGTACTATCTGTTGTTATACCGCGCCTTAAGACTAATCAGCTTCGTTGGACATTTACTGGCGCTTTTGAG GCAAGGCAATCTCTTATCATAAGAGGTCTTTTCCCAATGCTTGCAGATCCTCGACACCCT GCTGAATCAACTAGTGCAACAAATGAGACCGTATTGAAAGTGGCATTGGATCATGGGAGGACTATTGGTGTGATCAAGTCACACGATCGTGTCGTCGTTTGCCAGAAAGTTGGGGATGATTCAGTTGTCAAGATTATCGAACTTGAAGATTAG
- the LOC139889561 gene encoding uncharacterized protein has product MTSDKPKDWVKWFSLAEYWYNTNYHTSICTTPYEIVYEQPPPMPITYTPGESKVEAVDRSLVAREEAVSILKFHLKRAQDRMKHFADRHRTDREFNISDWVYVKLQPHRQVTLRGGRQHKLSPKYYGPFVYEAKVGKVAYKLQLPTT; this is encoded by the coding sequence ATGACGAGTGACAAACCCAAAGATTGGGTCAAGTGGTTTTCCTTGGCCGAGTATTGGTACAACACTAATTACCATACTTCGATTTGTACTACTCCTTATGAGATTGTGTATGAACAACCACCACCAATGCCAATCACCTACACTCCCGGTGAAAGCAAAGTTGAGGCTGTTGATAGGTCACTAGTTGCACGAGAAGAGGCGGTGAGTATCCTTAAGTTTCATCTTAAGCGGGCACAAGATAGGATGAAACACTTTGCGGATCGCCATCGAACGGACCGGGAATTCAACATCAGTGATTGGGTTTATGTAAAACTACAACCACATCGCCAAGTTACACTAAGAGGGGGCAGACAACACAAGTTGTCACCAAAATATTATGGCCCTTTTGTTTATGAAGCTAAAGTTGGAAAAGTGGCTTACAAGCTTCAATTACCAACTACATGA